From one Enterococcus sp. DIV2402 genomic stretch:
- a CDS encoding beta-glucoside-specific PTS transporter subunit IIABC, whose protein sequence is MDYKELNEQILENIGGKENINGLAHCMTRLRFKLKDESKANTETIKKISGVVTVVQSGGQYQIVIGNHVAEVYKEFVELAGIQNASTSQDDVDKPKGILNNFIDIVSGVFTPVINVLMAAGMIKGLLALLAAFELIDKVSGTYLILNATGDGLFYFFPLFLGYTASNKFGGKPFIGMAIGAALVYPSVVAASSAGGEALFTLFQGTVIESPVYIKFLGLPVILMNYASSVIPIIAGTYLAAKFEAFFTRVIPRMVRSFFVSFLTLIITVPLVFLIVGPITTWAGLFIGQILSAANDFSPIIAGTVIGGFWQVFIMFGLHWGFVPIALNNYATLGYDVVMMAGLATPLAMAGVTFAVFFKTKNKKLKEIAFPAALSAVFGITEPALYGVTLARKKVFYTTSVAVAIPGAIMGIFKTRVYINGGTGIFALPRFINPEVGFDNSFIGFTIACAVAFVVGFLITYFYSYNPKLDEETDEVTEKESVSINETLGQTVLYELDTPIKGEVIPLSKVSDAAFSTGLLGQGVAILPTEGKVYAPADGEVTTLFPTYHALGLTTNEGIEILIHIGMDTVNLQGKYFNPAVKQGDTVRKGQLLVTFDIDAITAAGYSLQTPIIITNSKKYLEIVNVEVSSVSHEDNLLTVIA, encoded by the coding sequence ATGGATTATAAAGAATTAAATGAACAAATATTAGAAAATATTGGGGGAAAAGAAAATATTAATGGTTTAGCACATTGTATGACTCGTTTGCGTTTTAAATTAAAAGATGAATCGAAAGCAAACACAGAGACTATTAAAAAGATTTCAGGTGTTGTAACGGTTGTACAAAGTGGTGGTCAGTATCAAATAGTCATTGGAAATCATGTTGCAGAAGTATATAAAGAATTTGTAGAGTTAGCTGGAATTCAAAATGCATCAACTTCACAAGACGATGTAGATAAGCCGAAAGGGATTTTAAATAATTTCATTGATATTGTATCTGGTGTATTTACCCCAGTTATTAATGTTTTGATGGCTGCCGGTATGATCAAAGGCTTATTAGCTTTACTAGCAGCTTTTGAATTAATTGACAAAGTATCAGGAACATATCTAATTTTGAATGCTACTGGTGACGGTCTCTTTTATTTCTTTCCATTATTCTTAGGTTATACAGCATCGAATAAATTTGGAGGAAAGCCATTTATTGGTATGGCTATTGGTGCTGCATTAGTGTATCCATCAGTTGTTGCAGCAAGTAGTGCTGGAGGGGAAGCGTTATTCACTTTATTTCAAGGAACAGTCATTGAATCCCCAGTCTATATCAAATTTTTGGGATTACCAGTTATTTTGATGAACTATGCCTCAAGTGTTATTCCTATCATTGCAGGAACTTATTTAGCTGCTAAATTTGAGGCTTTTTTTACAAGAGTTATTCCTCGTATGGTGCGTAGTTTCTTTGTTTCTTTTCTAACATTAATTATTACAGTACCCTTAGTATTTTTAATTGTAGGTCCTATTACAACTTGGGCGGGTTTGTTTATTGGACAAATATTATCAGCAGCAAATGATTTCAGTCCAATCATTGCAGGAACTGTGATTGGTGGCTTTTGGCAAGTCTTTATTATGTTTGGTCTGCATTGGGGATTTGTTCCAATTGCATTGAACAACTATGCAACTCTAGGATATGACGTAGTTATGATGGCTGGTCTTGCAACACCTTTGGCAATGGCTGGCGTAACGTTTGCAGTTTTCTTCAAAACCAAGAACAAAAAACTAAAAGAAATCGCTTTTCCTGCAGCTTTGTCAGCAGTATTCGGGATTACTGAACCAGCATTATATGGTGTAACATTGGCTAGAAAGAAAGTTTTCTATACTACTTCAGTAGCAGTTGCCATTCCTGGTGCAATTATGGGGATTTTCAAAACACGAGTGTACATTAATGGTGGAACAGGGATCTTTGCCTTGCCAAGGTTTATCAACCCTGAAGTTGGTTTTGACAACAGTTTTATTGGATTTACTATTGCTTGTGCAGTTGCATTTGTCGTAGGATTCTTAATTACTTATTTCTATTCTTATAATCCAAAATTGGATGAAGAAACAGACGAAGTTACTGAAAAAGAGAGTGTTTCTATTAATGAAACCTTAGGTCAAACAGTTTTATATGAACTGGATACACCAATTAAAGGTGAAGTGATACCGTTAAGTAAAGTATCTGATGCTGCCTTTTCGACAGGTTTACTTGGTCAAGGAGTAGCAATTTTGCCAACTGAAGGGAAAGTCTACGCACCAGCAGATGGCGAGGTGACAACGTTGTTTCCGACATACCATGCTCTTGGTTTAACAACAAATGAAGGTATTGAAATATTGATTCATATTGGTATGGATACAGTGAATCTACAAGGAAAATACTTTAATCCAGCTGTGAAACAAGGTGATACAGTGAGAAAAGGTCAATTACTAGTAACATTTGACATTGATGCGATTACAGCTGCAGGGTATTCATTGCAAACACCGATTATAATTACGAATTCTAAAAAATATTTAGAAATTGTGAATGTTGAAGTTTCATCTGTCAGTCATGAAGATAATTTATTAACAGTAATAGCTTAG
- a CDS encoding PRD domain-containing protein, translating into MKIKKILNNNSVLVGEGSKDYIWIGTGIGFKTKPGQEADEKKIERVFVLQKQSTKRLMNLLQDMPVEYATLADDIIKYGKQKITYELSDSIYISLTDHLFNTVRLQKEGLHLNNQLFWEIRKFYPNEFLVGEHAVQLINQKFKTTLDDSEASNIAMHFINAQLNSDEQVENIQSLTQKIRDILAIIRMHNHVDVDEKSLSFERFVTHLRFFFKRLETRTTENSSNPLLVHVIEKYPEAYETTLLIGRYLEKELIDEEQLYLTLHVQKLIEK; encoded by the coding sequence TTGAAAATTAAAAAGATACTGAACAATAATTCAGTGTTGGTAGGTGAAGGGTCAAAAGATTATATCTGGATTGGGACAGGCATTGGCTTTAAGACAAAGCCTGGACAAGAAGCAGATGAGAAGAAAATTGAGCGGGTTTTTGTGTTGCAGAAGCAATCAACAAAACGTTTGATGAATTTGTTACAGGATATGCCTGTCGAATATGCGACGTTAGCAGATGATATTATCAAATATGGGAAACAAAAAATCACGTATGAGTTGAGCGATTCTATTTATATTTCATTAACAGATCACCTTTTTAACACTGTGAGACTGCAAAAAGAAGGGCTACATTTGAATAATCAATTGTTTTGGGAAATTCGTAAGTTTTACCCAAATGAATTTTTGGTGGGAGAACATGCGGTTCAATTGATTAATCAAAAATTTAAAACAACACTAGATGATTCTGAAGCAAGTAATATTGCTATGCACTTTATTAATGCACAATTAAATAGTGACGAGCAAGTTGAAAACATTCAATCATTGACCCAAAAGATCCGAGATATTTTAGCTATTATTAGGATGCATAACCACGTGGATGTTGATGAAAAGAGTTTATCATTCGAACGGTTTGTGACACATTTAAGATTTTTCTTTAAACGATTGGAAACACGTACAACTGAAAATTCTAGTAATCCGTTATTGGTTCATGTGATTGAGAAATATCCAGAAGCATATGAAACAACCTTGCTGATTGGCAGGTATTTAGAAAAAGAATTAATCGATGAAGAACAATTATATTTAACGCTACATGTACAAAAATTAATAGAGAAATAA
- a CDS encoding MerR family transcriptional regulator translates to MYRYKTRFLYRFSNPRILHYYDEIGLFQPNSKDENGHRYYSLDQLLDLGFILSLKELSMPLKDIQTVLTGDAEIMRKLLKSKRQTIDEKIQQMTNIKKIIERKVADLRLVAEKLPLFP, encoded by the coding sequence ATGTATAGATATAAAACTCGATTTCTTTATCGATTCAGCAATCCTCGGATACTCCACTACTATGATGAAATTGGACTGTTTCAACCGAACAGCAAAGACGAGAACGGGCACCGTTATTATTCCCTTGATCAACTTTTGGATCTCGGATTCATCCTGTCATTGAAAGAACTTTCGATGCCCTTAAAAGATATCCAAACAGTGCTTACCGGTGATGCAGAAATCATGAGAAAACTGTTGAAATCCAAGCGTCAAACCATCGATGAAAAAATCCAACAGATGACCAACATCAAAAAAATCATCGAACGAAAAGTAGCGGATTTACGGTTGGTTGCAGAAAAACTTCCCCTTTTTCCTTGA
- the nrdF gene encoding class 1b ribonucleoside-diphosphate reductase subunit beta — translation MVETVNWNVIEDEFDEYVWDKATAQFWLDTRVPVSNDLKDWHTLSAIEKSILNKVVGGLALLDTLQSEEGVNVMREDALTHKEMAVINNFLLMESIHAKSYGTILTSLNEKAVTQETFAWMNNDPRMQYKVKRINEIYKKEDHLKKKVASVYLEGILYYNNFFLPLWYRGQNKLANLSEIIKLVIRDESVHGTYLGYKFQLSFKQLSTEEQTTFKVWMDELLDDLLENEFLFTEEIYAPIGLAEEVKQFVRYNANKSLQNMGFPARFEQATIEDINPIVMNGISTETANHDFFSQVGAGYLMGSVEAMDEEDYTF, via the coding sequence ATGGTAGAAACAGTCAACTGGAATGTCATTGAAGATGAATTTGATGAATATGTATGGGACAAAGCTACAGCTCAATTTTGGCTAGATACGCGAGTACCGGTGTCTAATGATCTGAAAGATTGGCATACCTTGTCCGCAATAGAGAAAAGCATCTTAAATAAAGTGGTAGGTGGGTTGGCCTTGTTAGACACCCTTCAGTCTGAAGAAGGGGTCAATGTGATGCGAGAAGATGCATTGACCCATAAAGAAATGGCGGTTATTAATAATTTTTTACTAATGGAATCAATCCATGCCAAAAGCTACGGCACTATTTTAACGTCTTTGAATGAAAAAGCAGTGACGCAAGAAACGTTTGCATGGATGAATAATGATCCTCGAATGCAGTATAAAGTAAAACGAATCAATGAGATCTATAAAAAGGAAGATCATTTGAAAAAGAAAGTGGCAAGTGTCTATTTGGAAGGAATTCTATACTACAATAATTTCTTCCTACCTCTTTGGTATCGGGGTCAAAATAAATTAGCTAATCTATCAGAAATCATTAAATTAGTCATTCGAGATGAATCGGTTCATGGAACGTATTTAGGGTATAAGTTCCAACTAAGTTTTAAGCAACTTTCCACAGAAGAGCAGACTACGTTTAAAGTCTGGATGGATGAATTACTGGATGATTTACTAGAAAATGAATTTCTTTTTACAGAAGAAATCTATGCACCAATCGGTTTAGCAGAGGAAGTCAAACAGTTTGTTCGATACAATGCTAATAAATCTTTACAAAATATGGGCTTTCCAGCAAGATTTGAACAAGCGACAATCGAAGACATTAACCCAATTGTCATGAATGGAATCTCAACCGAAACCGCCAATCATGATTTCTTTTCCCAAGTTGGTGCGGGTTATTTAATGGGTAGTGTGGAGGCGATGGACGAAGAGGATTATACCTTTTAA
- a CDS encoding ribonucleotide-diphosphate reductase subunit beta, which produces MNFLYYKAVNWDELQDTLDQYTWEKLTNNFWLDTRLPLKEDLFVWENLAKRKKENLNKMMASLSLNYALQSEYGAPSLRRGIQTQQEEAVLNITTFMESVHTKAMTTFFRAFLTEDQTAEYYAFADRQVELALELTIIDEVYQSGSELQKKVAFLLGETVLAYGRLSPILVETQLVQTNQLIGNILRGGGIYCAYIGYKFQLAYQELPVVEQVAVMEWVVELVEKILPLEEKLICRYSTESEIAKELVHYATNYFFQLVGSSETVFFELPQMIGSKLDSWLTNIDDLRKEARQILSNQTEAMNNEDYEF; this is translated from the coding sequence ATGAACTTTTTATACTACAAAGCCGTCAATTGGGACGAACTTCAAGATACCTTAGATCAATATACCTGGGAAAAATTAACCAACAATTTCTGGTTGGATACACGTTTACCTTTAAAAGAAGATCTTTTCGTATGGGAAAACCTAGCAAAAAGAAAAAAGGAAAACTTGAACAAGATGATGGCTAGTTTGTCGTTAAATTATGCCTTGCAGTCAGAATATGGTGCCCCCAGTCTGAGAAGAGGAATTCAAACCCAACAAGAAGAAGCTGTCTTAAATATCACGACGTTTATGGAATCTGTTCATACAAAGGCCATGACCACTTTCTTTCGAGCCTTTTTAACAGAAGATCAAACGGCTGAATACTATGCCTTTGCTGACCGCCAAGTAGAATTAGCGTTGGAATTGACTATCATCGATGAAGTCTATCAATCAGGCAGTGAATTGCAAAAAAAAGTGGCTTTCTTGTTAGGTGAGACAGTTCTAGCTTATGGTAGATTATCCCCCATCTTAGTAGAAACTCAACTTGTTCAAACCAATCAATTAATTGGTAACATCTTACGAGGAGGCGGGATTTATTGCGCCTATATTGGGTATAAATTTCAATTAGCTTATCAAGAATTGCCTGTAGTAGAACAAGTTGCCGTAATGGAATGGGTCGTTGAATTGGTAGAAAAAATCTTGCCTCTTGAAGAAAAACTGATTTGTCGATACAGCACGGAAAGCGAGATTGCTAAAGAATTGGTTCACTATGCAACTAATTATTTCTTTCAACTAGTTGGATCTTCAGAAACGGTTTTCTTTGAATTACCTCAAATGATAGGAAGTAAACTAGATAGCTGGTTAACAAACATTGATGATTTACGAAAAGAGGCGCGACAAATATTAAGTAATCAAACAGAAGCGATGAATAATGAAGATTACGAATTTTAA
- a CDS encoding helix-turn-helix domain-containing protein: MGNRVSYLIHIKEMAIQMKKENIPVKMIMEELGIKNKTQIETWWRWYRNGDNHRLV; this comes from the coding sequence ATGGGAAATCGAGTGTCTTATCTGATTCACATCAAAGAAATGGCTATACAGATGAAAAAAGAGAATATTCCTGTAAAAATGATTATGGAAGAATTAGGAATTAAGAACAAAACACAAATTGAAACGTGGTGGCGTTGGTATCGTAATGGTGATAATCACCGACTGGTTTAG
- a CDS encoding VOC family protein: MFVGHIIYKVNNLDAAVKKFRRFGFKVEYGRKNKPYNALIYFSQGAYLELLENTGLPTYAKKIFSIFINKQFIQRVNTWENGPEGLQDICLEGSKKELKYVIKQLDGKGQLLRTRRIDTNNRKLNYQVFFPDDFEYPFVMSHFSTNPRPIKYTHPNGSTKIDRISYPVSNRKIRDFLKDNVKDSRLILQEKNLYIEFDNGMSIMGDKVITGNHSYYFL, encoded by the coding sequence ATGTTTGTAGGACATATTATTTATAAAGTAAATAATTTGGATGCAGCAGTAAAAAAATTTAGAAGATTTGGTTTTAAAGTAGAATATGGTAGAAAAAACAAACCGTACAATGCATTGATTTATTTTTCTCAAGGAGCATACTTAGAGTTATTGGAGAATACTGGTTTACCTACGTATGCAAAAAAAATATTTTCAATTTTTATAAATAAACAATTTATTCAACGAGTGAATACTTGGGAAAATGGGCCTGAAGGATTACAAGATATTTGTTTAGAAGGATCGAAAAAAGAATTAAAATATGTAATTAAACAATTAGATGGCAAAGGTCAATTATTGAGAACTAGAAGAATTGATACAAATAATAGAAAATTAAACTATCAAGTGTTTTTTCCAGACGATTTTGAGTATCCATTTGTTATGAGTCACTTTTCTACGAATCCACGCCCCATTAAATATACTCATCCTAATGGAAGTACGAAGATTGATAGAATTAGCTATCCGGTTTCAAATAGGAAGATAAGGGATTTTTTAAAGGACAACGTGAAAGATAGTCGATTAATATTGCAAGAAAAAAATTTATATATAGAATTTGATAACGGAATGTCAATAATGGGAGATAAGGTGATTACAGGAAACCATAGTTACTACTTTTTGTAA
- a CDS encoding class I SAM-dependent methyltransferase, producing the protein MPIDLGSVQETMLIPLSIRANETRRNNARLSDFKAVSITKAMDIDIYKYDKFMSHEGVVARTIMFDQEVEYYVKQFPTATFLNLGCGLDDRFSRVDNGRIMWYNIDLPDAIALRKNFFEPRRREVIVSSSVLDSDWLKRIIKRGKIIIIAEGLLMYFNTEEIIHLFHLLSSRFENYILITELMSSFFVENAKYHDALRHTQAQIKWGTKNGHELTHLYPYLKLIKEESFNAVMRKYSLLGWLFSVLPIIKQMNNRLAIYQLEK; encoded by the coding sequence ATGCCCATTGATTTAGGAAGTGTTCAAGAAACGATGTTGATACCGCTTAGTATTAGAGCAAATGAGACACGACGAAACAATGCTAGATTAAGTGATTTTAAAGCTGTAAGTATTACTAAAGCGATGGACATTGATATTTATAAATATGATAAGTTTATGAGTCATGAAGGTGTTGTCGCGAGAACAATTATGTTTGATCAAGAAGTAGAATATTATGTTAAGCAATTTCCGACAGCGACTTTCTTGAACTTAGGGTGTGGTTTAGATGATCGTTTTTCTAGAGTGGATAACGGGAGAATTATGTGGTATAACATCGATTTGCCAGATGCAATTGCATTAAGGAAAAATTTTTTTGAACCTAGAAGAAGAGAAGTTATAGTTTCTTCTTCAGTATTGGATTCTGATTGGTTAAAACGAATCATAAAAAGAGGCAAAATAATTATTATAGCTGAAGGGTTATTAATGTATTTTAATACAGAAGAAATCATTCATTTATTTCACCTTCTTTCCAGTAGATTTGAAAACTATATTTTAATAACCGAGTTAATGTCCTCTTTTTTTGTTGAAAATGCTAAGTATCATGATGCTCTAAGGCATACTCAGGCTCAAATCAAATGGGGAACGAAAAATGGCCATGAACTAACTCACTTGTATCCCTATTTGAAGTTAATAAAAGAAGAGAGTTTCAACGCTGTCATGCGAAAATATTCATTGCTAGGCTGGCTGTTTTCTGTGTTACCGATAATTAAGCAAATGAACAATCGTTTAGCAATTTATCAATTGGAAAAATAA
- a CDS encoding metal ABC transporter permease, whose protein sequence is MGALSVLIITAMSCSLVGVFLVLRNLAMVSDAISHTVLLGIVAGYFVAHDLDSPFLFLGAALFGVFTVYAIEALVKKFNLKNDAATGLVFPLLFAIAIIIISKFARNVHLDIDVVLSGEVIFASLNTVTVFGMTFPRTFVEMSVVFLINFLFIILFYNQLKVSTFDGQYAASIGIAVSLLHFVLMTLVSITTVVAFNAVGSILVISFMVAPVLSAYLLSKRLYIMILLSMIYGIGNSLLGYWLAIHFDVSMTGMSATLAFVTFLLTFIFYPNGLIGKQMKHLQLKKRYQMNLLLVYLAEEKEQNKEELSDKLNWSETKVEKFIRKLVQKEYIEVTENILCLTTKGMHYKEQLNLLSAETSD, encoded by the coding sequence ATGGGTGCATTGTCAGTTTTAATTATCACAGCTATGTCTTGTAGTTTGGTAGGTGTATTTTTAGTTTTAAGAAATTTAGCAATGGTTTCAGATGCCATCTCCCACACTGTATTACTTGGTATTGTTGCTGGGTATTTCGTTGCGCATGATTTAGATTCTCCGTTCCTATTTCTAGGAGCTGCCTTATTCGGTGTATTCACAGTGTATGCAATTGAAGCATTGGTAAAAAAATTTAATTTAAAAAATGACGCTGCAACAGGTTTGGTTTTTCCGTTACTCTTTGCGATTGCCATCATTATTATTTCGAAGTTTGCGCGTAATGTCCATTTAGATATTGATGTCGTTCTTAGTGGAGAAGTGATTTTTGCTTCATTAAATACAGTCACTGTTTTCGGAATGACGTTCCCTCGAACTTTTGTTGAAATGTCCGTTGTTTTTCTTATCAATTTTTTATTTATCATTCTTTTTTACAATCAATTGAAAGTTTCCACATTTGATGGACAATATGCTGCGTCTATTGGTATTGCTGTATCGCTCCTTCATTTTGTATTAATGACACTGGTTTCAATTACTACGGTAGTCGCTTTTAATGCAGTAGGATCAATCTTAGTTATTTCTTTCATGGTCGCACCTGTTTTAAGCGCCTATTTATTATCTAAACGATTATATATTATGATTTTATTGTCTATGATATATGGTATTGGAAATAGCTTGCTGGGTTATTGGCTTGCGATACACTTTGATGTCTCAATGACAGGTATGAGCGCTACTCTAGCGTTCGTCACTTTTTTGTTAACTTTTATTTTTTACCCAAATGGATTAATTGGAAAGCAAATGAAACATCTTCAATTGAAAAAACGCTATCAGATGAATTTACTATTGGTTTATTTAGCTGAAGAAAAGGAACAGAACAAAGAAGAACTTAGTGATAAGCTTAATTGGAGTGAAACAAAAGTAGAAAAATTCATCAGAAAATTAGTGCAAAAAGAGTATATAGAAGTGACGGAGAATATTCTTTGTTTAACGACAAAAGGAATGCATTATAAAGAACAATTAAATTTACTAAGTGCTGAAACGAGTGATTAG
- a CDS encoding metal ABC transporter permease, with protein MDINILTNYSFLVVAAGTVILAIASGMVGTISVLKGQSLIGDAIGHSSFAGIVISFMLFQQRNPIILALGALFSGIIAFFSIQLIGKNSKIEMDSILALVLSSFFGLGMVLKSYIQGNPQYSNASQAGLQNYIFGQAAYLMRNDVYLIILAAIISISLLLLFYKEIKIFVFDEQFARSVGIKASFLNWLILIMSMVLISVGLKAVGAILISSMLIAPAITGLQWSNRFPIVLLIAGIVGGGSAFVGTYISSTVKNMPTGPMIILMMSIVAIFSILFSPKGFIAGSLRKRKGVK; from the coding sequence ATGGATATTAATATCTTAACAAACTACTCTTTTTTAGTAGTTGCAGCAGGAACCGTAATTTTGGCCATCGCTTCAGGCATGGTTGGGACAATTAGTGTATTGAAAGGTCAAAGTTTAATTGGTGATGCCATTGGACATTCGTCATTTGCTGGAATTGTTATTAGTTTTATGTTGTTTCAACAACGAAATCCAATTATTTTAGCATTAGGTGCATTGTTCTCAGGTATTATTGCCTTTTTTTCCATTCAATTGATTGGTAAGAATTCAAAAATAGAAATGGATAGTATCCTCGCTTTAGTTTTATCTTCTTTCTTTGGATTGGGAATGGTATTAAAAAGCTATATTCAAGGAAATCCACAGTATTCCAATGCTTCTCAAGCTGGATTGCAGAATTATATTTTTGGACAAGCTGCTTACTTGATGAGAAATGATGTTTATTTAATTATTTTGGCAGCGATTATTTCCATTTCGTTGTTATTACTATTTTATAAAGAAATAAAAATTTTTGTTTTTGATGAGCAATTTGCTCGGTCAGTGGGGATTAAAGCCTCCTTTTTAAATTGGTTGATTTTAATTATGTCGATGGTCTTGATTTCGGTTGGGCTAAAAGCAGTAGGAGCGATTTTGATTAGTAGTATGCTTATTGCTCCAGCTATCACTGGTTTACAGTGGAGCAATCGATTCCCTATTGTTTTACTTATTGCAGGAATAGTTGGTGGAGGTTCCGCATTTGTTGGAACTTATATTAGTTCAACCGTAAAAAATATGCCGACCGGGCCAATGATTATTCTTATGATGTCCATAGTTGCTATTTTTTCCATTCTTTTTTCACCAAAAGGTTTTATTGCAGGATCTTTACGTAAGAGAAAGGGTGTAAAATGA
- a CDS encoding metal ABC transporter ATP-binding protein, with the protein MSNVVEVKNLNMAYHDSPVLWNINLSIANNSKTAIVGPNGAGKSTLIKGILGLLKPISGETKILGKDYQKIYKKIAYVPQSSSVHWDFPTTVFDVVLMGRYVYSGMLKRANKKDKEQALASLKQVGMEDFKDRQISQLSGGQRQRVFLARAICQDAEIYFLDEPMQGVDIKTEKLIIEILNDFQAQGKTIIVVHHDLSTVKEYFDHVIILNKELVSTGSLREAFLEEKINQAYGSKIGEIYGY; encoded by the coding sequence ATGTCAAATGTAGTAGAAGTCAAAAATCTGAATATGGCGTATCATGACAGTCCTGTCTTATGGAATATCAATTTATCCATTGCCAACAATAGCAAAACAGCTATTGTTGGTCCTAATGGAGCAGGAAAGTCAACCTTAATCAAAGGAATTTTAGGATTGCTTAAGCCAATTTCAGGTGAAACCAAGATTTTAGGAAAAGATTATCAAAAAATTTATAAAAAAATTGCCTATGTGCCTCAATCAAGCAGCGTTCATTGGGATTTTCCAACAACAGTTTTTGATGTAGTATTGATGGGGCGCTATGTGTATAGTGGCATGCTGAAACGAGCTAACAAAAAAGACAAGGAACAGGCTTTAGCTTCGTTAAAACAAGTTGGGATGGAAGACTTTAAAGATCGTCAAATCTCGCAATTGTCTGGTGGGCAACGGCAACGCGTCTTTTTAGCTCGTGCTATTTGCCAAGATGCAGAAATCTATTTTTTGGATGAACCGATGCAAGGGGTAGATATTAAGACCGAGAAATTGATTATTGAAATTCTGAATGACTTTCAAGCGCAAGGGAAAACGATTATTGTCGTACACCATGATTTATCAACTGTTAAAGAGTACTTTGATCACGTCATTATTTTAAATAAAGAGCTTGTATCGACTGGCTCTTTGAGAGAGGCTTTTTTAGAAGAAAAAATTAATCAGGCATATGGTAGTAAGATAGGTGAGATTTATGGATATTAA
- a CDS encoding metal ABC transporter solute-binding protein, Zn/Mn family yields the protein MKKFVGLLVTVMSLGFLVACSNGGTETIGSDSDNDSGKPVVTVTTSFLQDMVAQLAGDKVEIQQIIPAGEDPHLYVAAPSDLDKLTSADLVLYHGLHFEGQMVDALENTGTAVAKDFSDSDINMMQEDGEEVVDPHFWFDIQLYQKAVDVAADELATLLNDESVKDKATDYKKELNELDTYIADEIQEIPESERYLITPHDAFNYFARSYGIEVIAPQGVSTESEASNADISETVDFIVEHKVKAVFAESTTDPARMERLKEDVEAKGGTVKVVSGHGQELFSDSLAPIGEAGDTYIDMYKHNVDLIVENLK from the coding sequence ATGAAGAAATTTGTTGGTTTGTTAGTGACGGTAATGTCGTTGGGATTTTTAGTAGCTTGTAGTAATGGAGGTACTGAAACGATTGGAAGTGATAGTGATAATGATTCAGGAAAACCAGTGGTAACTGTCACAACATCTTTTTTACAGGATATGGTTGCACAACTAGCAGGAGATAAAGTTGAGATTCAACAAATTATACCGGCAGGGGAAGATCCACATTTATACGTTGCTGCTCCAAGTGATTTAGATAAATTAACTTCTGCAGATTTAGTTCTTTACCACGGATTACATTTTGAAGGACAAATGGTGGATGCGTTAGAAAATACAGGTACAGCTGTTGCAAAAGATTTTTCTGATTCAGATATCAATATGATGCAAGAAGATGGCGAAGAAGTAGTTGATCCTCATTTCTGGTTTGATATTCAGTTATATCAAAAAGCGGTTGATGTGGCAGCAGATGAATTAGCTACTTTGTTAAATGACGAGTCGGTCAAAGATAAAGCTACGGATTACAAAAAAGAATTAAATGAATTGGACACATATATTGCAGATGAAATTCAAGAAATCCCTGAAAGTGAACGCTATTTAATTACACCACATGATGCATTTAACTATTTTGCAAGAAGCTATGGTATAGAGGTTATTGCTCCTCAAGGTGTCAGCACTGAATCAGAAGCATCTAATGCGGATATTTCAGAAACCGTTGACTTTATTGTGGAACACAAAGTAAAAGCAGTGTTTGCAGAATCGACAACAGACCCAGCACGTATGGAAAGATTGAAAGAAGATGTCGAGGCTAAAGGTGGTACTGTCAAAGTTGTTAGTGGGCATGGTCAAGAATTATTCTCTGATTCATTAGCACCTATTGGCGAAGCTGGCGACACGTATATTGATATGTATAAACATAATGTTGATTTAATTGTTGAAAATCTGAAATAA